A stretch of the Notamacropus eugenii isolate mMacEug1 chromosome 2, mMacEug1.pri_v2, whole genome shotgun sequence genome encodes the following:
- the AIDA gene encoding axin interactor, dorsalization-associated protein isoform X1: protein MEEIKIALRRTKMGKATGVEQLYTEEIQLEVSSEEDELVYKKTIGKIATCLELRSAALQSTQSQDEFKLEDLKKLEPILKNILTYNKEFPFDVQPVPLRRILAPGEEENLEFEDDDEEGGARAGSPDSFPARVPGTLLPRLPSEPGMTLLTIKIEKIGLKDAGQCIDPYITVSVKDLNGIDLTPVQDTPVASRKEDTYVHFNVDIELQKHIEKLTKGAAIFFEFKHYKPKKRFTSTKCFAFMEMDEIKPGPIIIELYKKPTDFKRKKLQLLTKKPLYLHLHQTLHKE from the exons ATGgaggagataaaaatagcactgaggagaacaaagatgggaaaagcaaCTGGAGTGGAGCAGCTGTATACAGAGGAGATTCAACTAGAAGTCAGTTCTGAGGAAGATGAATTGGTTTACAAG AAGACCATTGGTAAAATTGCAACATGCTTGGAATTAAGAAGTGCAGCTTTACAG TCCACACAGTCTCAAGATGAATTTAAACTGGAGGACCTGAAAAAACTAGAACCAA TCCTAAAGAATATTCTTACTTATAATAAGGAATTCCCCTTTGATGTTCAGCCTGTCCCATtaag AAGAATTTTAGCACCTGgtgaagaagagaatttggaatttgaggatgatgatgaagaggGTGGTGCTAGAGCAGGATCTCCAGACTCCTTCCCTGCTAGAGTTCCAG GTACTTTATTACCAAGGTTGCCATCTGAACCAGGAATGACGTTACTCACTATCAAAATTGAGAAAATTGGTCTGAAAGATGCTGGGCAGTGCATTGATCCCTATATTACAGTTAGTGTAAAGG atCTGAATGGCATAGATTTAACCCCAGTGCAAGATACTCCTGTGGCTTCAAGAAAGGAGGACACATATGTTCACTTTAATGTGGATATTGAACTTCAGAAACACATCGAAAAATTAACGAAAG GTGCAGCTATTTTCTTTGAATTCAAACACTATAAGCCTAAGAAAAGATTTACCAGCACCAAGTGTTTTGCTTTCATGGAGATGGATGAAATTAAACCTGGGCCGATTATAATAGAGCT ATACAAGAAACCCACtgactttaaaagaaagaaactgcAGTTGTTGACCAAGAAACCACTTTATCTTCACCTCCATCAAACTTTGCACAAGGAATGA